In Parafrankia discariae, a genomic segment contains:
- the fxlM gene encoding methyltransferase, FxLD system, with protein MSLGTMSSENERLRNTMVDLIAADHAGKGLTLRPEVEAALRTVPRELFTPGLPLERAYDANTAVLKKMRGDEAISSVSAPYLIAEMIGQATDALGSLEGRHVLEIGSGGYNASLVRELVGPTGSVTTVDIDPEVTERAVACLATAGYTDITVVCADAEHPIMPARTYDLIIVTVGAWDIPPAWRDQLVDGGVLVVPLRTFGITKSYALRRRGDRLVSESHRQCGFVFMQGDGAHEVRYIDIAEGVHLRLDEGQQVDPARVARLLETPREQAWAGVSLPPRTTLINLDLWLATRLRREAGEFVVLTAQEAAIKAGTVVPSWRFGTPAVLRDGAFVYRSDLHWTDRRFDLGACAHGTEAAVAAGRMVEHMRAWVDAGSPAPVLHVLPAHTPDGDLPDGAVLDKRHSRLVLTFTSTEKGTP; from the coding sequence ATGAGCCTCGGCACCATGAGTAGTGAGAACGAGCGCCTCCGTAACACGATGGTCGACCTGATAGCCGCCGATCATGCGGGGAAGGGTCTCACTCTGCGGCCCGAGGTGGAGGCGGCGCTGCGGACCGTCCCGCGCGAGCTGTTCACGCCGGGCCTTCCACTGGAGAGGGCGTACGACGCGAACACGGCGGTCTTGAAGAAGATGCGCGGCGACGAGGCCATCAGCTCGGTGTCGGCGCCGTACCTGATCGCGGAGATGATCGGCCAGGCCACAGATGCGCTCGGCTCTCTGGAGGGCCGGCACGTGCTGGAGATCGGCAGCGGCGGCTACAACGCCTCACTGGTGCGGGAACTCGTCGGCCCGACGGGGTCGGTCACGACCGTCGACATCGATCCCGAGGTCACCGAGCGGGCGGTCGCCTGCCTGGCGACGGCGGGCTACACCGACATCACGGTGGTGTGCGCGGACGCTGAGCATCCGATCATGCCGGCCCGTACCTACGATTTGATCATCGTCACGGTCGGAGCGTGGGACATCCCGCCCGCGTGGCGTGATCAACTCGTCGACGGTGGTGTGTTGGTGGTGCCGCTACGCACGTTCGGGATCACTAAGTCCTATGCCCTGCGGCGCCGCGGGGACCGCCTGGTCAGTGAGAGCCACCGCCAGTGCGGATTCGTTTTCATGCAGGGCGATGGGGCCCACGAGGTGCGGTACATCGACATCGCCGAGGGTGTCCATCTGCGGCTGGACGAAGGCCAGCAGGTCGACCCCGCCAGGGTCGCTCGTCTCCTCGAAACACCCCGGGAACAGGCCTGGGCCGGGGTAAGTCTGCCGCCCCGTACCACTCTGATCAACCTGGACCTGTGGCTGGCGACCCGTCTGCGCCGCGAGGCAGGCGAGTTTGTGGTGCTGACAGCGCAGGAGGCGGCCATCAAGGCCGGCACAGTCGTGCCCTCCTGGCGTTTCGGTACCCCAGCCGTCCTCCGCGACGGCGCATTTGTCTACCGCTCGGACCTGCACTGGACCGATCGGCGATTCGATCTCGGCGCATGCGCTCACGGAACCGAGGCCGCGGTGGCGGCCGGGCGGATGGTCGAGCACATGCGTGCGTGGGTGGATGCGGGCAGCCCGGCTCCGGTGCTGCACGTCCTTCCCGCGCACACCCCGGACGGCGACCTGCCGGACGGGGCGGTTCTGGACAAGCGGCACAGCCGCCTCGTCCTGACCTTCACCTCCACCGAGAAAGGAACTCCCTGA
- the fxlA gene encoding FxLD family lanthipeptide, which translates to MDEFDLNLNLVDAGPAASGHATTTSDECGSGNTDSDACSGGSGN; encoded by the coding sequence ATGGACGAGTTCGACCTGAACCTGAACCTGGTCGACGCCGGGCCCGCGGCGAGCGGCCACGCCACCACCACCAGCGACGAGTGCGGCTCCGGCAACACGGACTCGGACGCCTGCTCGGGGGGCAGCGGCAACTAA